A genomic region of Solanum dulcamara chromosome 2, daSolDulc1.2, whole genome shotgun sequence contains the following coding sequences:
- the LOC129880791 gene encoding cyclin-D4-1-like, with amino-acid sequence MAENGYDCVASDLLCTETESFCSDDLDSLTIGQQKNEINIKGLIFGKNGSRSEGLIDLPKITEESFSFMVQREIGFLPKDDYLKRLRSGDLDLSVRREAVDWIWQACMHYGYGKLSFCLSINYLDRFLSLYELPRGKTWAVQLLAVACLSIAAKMEEIHVPLIVDLQVGNPKFVFEGKTIQRMELSVLSTLKWRMQAYTPCTFIDYFVRKMNGDQIPSEHLISKSMQLILSSIRGIDFLEFRSSEIAAAVAISVSREMQAKDIDKAMPCFFIHVQKGRVLKCLELIQDLTLVSETMTTATTITATASVPKSPNGVLEAACFSYKSDETTVGSHTSPDNKRRKHDTSLEDGT; translated from the exons ATGGCTGAGAATGGTTATGATTGTGTAGCCTCAGACCTTCTATGTACAGAAACAGAAAGTTTTTGTTCTGATGATCTTGATTCTTTGACTATAGGTCAACAGAAGAATGAAATTAACATTAAAGGTTTGATCTTTGGCAAAAATGGTAGTAGATCAGAAGGTTTGATTGATTTGCCAAAGATAACTGAAGAAAGCTTTAGTTTTATGGTGCAAAGGGAAATTGGTTTTTTGCCTAAAGATGATTATTTGAAGAGATTGAGAAGTGGGGACTTGGATTTGAGTGTGAGAAGAGAGGCTGTTGATTGGATTTGGCAG GCTTGTATGCACTATGGATATGGGAAGCTGAGTTTTTGTTTGTCGATTAATTACTTGGATCGGTTTCTGTCTCTATATGAATTGCCT AGAGGTAAAACTTGGGCAGTCCAATTATTAGCTGTGGCCTGCCTGTCAATTGCAGCCAAAATGGAAGAGATTCATGTTCCTTTGATTGTTGATTTGCAG GTTGGGAATCCTAAGTTTGTATTCGAAGGCAAAACTATACAAAGAATGGAACTTTCGGTACTAAGCACATTGAAGTGGAGAATGCAAGCTTATACACCTTGCACATTCATAGATTATTTTGTAAGAAAGATGAATGGTGATCAAATCCCATCAGAGCATTTGATCTCAAAATCAATGCAATTGATCTTAAGCTCCATAAGAG GCATTGATTTCTTGGAATTCAGGTCTTCTGAAATTGCAGCAGCAGTGGCAATATCTGTTTCAAGGGAAATGCAAGCAAAAGACATTGACAAGGCAATGCCTTGTTTCTTCATACATGTACAAAAG GGCAGAGTGTTGAAGTGTCTTGAACTGATTCAAGATTTGACATTGGTTAGTGAGACTATGACCACTGCTACAACTATTACTGCTACTGCCTCAGTACCTAAAAGTCCCAATGGAGTGTTAGAAGCTGCATGTTTTAGCTACAAAAGTGATGAGACCACAGTTGGATCACATACAAGTCCAGATAATAAAAGGAGGAAACATGACACATCTCTAGAGGATGGGACTTGA